In a genomic window of Sporosarcina trichiuri:
- the moaD gene encoding molybdopterin converting factor subunit 1 — MIRVNYFARLRELAGKGGETLERDQMTVRELLDWAEETYPGFGKDDVQVAVNEEYALPEDLIRSGDECAFIPPVSGG, encoded by the coding sequence ATGATCCGTGTAAACTACTTTGCGAGACTGCGTGAACTTGCCGGCAAGGGCGGCGAAACATTGGAACGCGATCAGATGACAGTCCGTGAGCTGCTGGACTGGGCGGAGGAGACGTATCCGGGGTTCGGGAAAGATGATGTCCAGGTCGCGGTGAACGAAGAGTATGCGCTGCCCGAAGACCTCATCCGCTCGGGTGATGAGTGTGCGTTCATCCCGCCGGTAAGCGGCGGATGA